The proteins below come from a single Candidatus Poribacteria bacterium genomic window:
- a CDS encoding DegT/DnrJ/EryC1/StrS family aminotransferase: MRAVAEVIRSGWLSTGPRTLEFEKEFARYVGAKHAIATSSCTSALHLSLVASGVEEGDEVITSTFTYTATAEAIGYTGARPVFADIDPATLNILPDEIEGKITDRTRVIIPVHVAGYPCRMDEIYDIAGRYELSVINDAAHAISTEIGGRKIGSMEHLNCFSFYATKNITTGEGGMVTLNEDELAEKLRLMRLHGIDRYTWARLQGDRRWYYEVVERGFKYNMSDIQAAMGLCQLRKIDEIQRRREEIAARYTRAFSDIEPILTPSIPADGKHSWHLYIIRLNLEMLRIDRDEFIRQMAERGIECSVHFIPLHLHPFYRKRYGYKPGDFPKAEQAYRQVVTLPLFSGMKDEEVDLVIDCVLDIIRNHRR; the protein is encoded by the coding sequence ATGAGGGCGGTGGCGGAGGTCATCAGATCGGGTTGGCTGAGCACAGGGCCCAGAACGTTGGAGTTTGAAAAGGAGTTCGCCCGATATGTGGGAGCCAAGCACGCTATAGCTACTAGCTCCTGTACTTCCGCTCTCCACCTCTCTCTGGTGGCATCGGGCGTGGAGGAGGGCGACGAGGTTATAACCTCCACCTTCACCTACACGGCAACGGCCGAGGCGATAGGATATACGGGAGCAAGACCGGTTTTCGCCGACATCGATCCCGCCACGCTCAATATCCTGCCCGATGAGATCGAGGGCAAGATCACGGATCGGACGAGGGTGATCATCCCCGTACATGTGGCGGGCTATCCCTGTCGGATGGATGAGATATACGACATCGCCGGACGATATGAGCTTTCGGTGATCAACGACGCGGCTCACGCCATATCGACTGAGATCGGAGGCCGAAAAATCGGATCGATGGAGCATCTCAACTGTTTCAGCTTCTACGCGACCAAGAACATCACAACCGGCGAGGGAGGTATGGTCACGCTCAATGAGGATGAGCTTGCCGAAAAGCTCCGGCTTATGCGATTACACGGGATCGATCGTTATACGTGGGCGAGGCTTCAAGGGGATAGACGATGGTATTATGAGGTGGTGGAGAGGGGATTCAAATACAACATGAGCGATATCCAGGCCGCTATGGGCCTATGCCAGCTACGAAAGATAGATGAGATTCAAAGGAGACGTGAGGAGATAGCCGCCAGATATACCAGAGCCTTCTCGGATATCGAGCCGATCCTCACCCCATCTATCCCCGCTGATGGCAAACATTCCTGGCATCTCTATATAATCCGCCTGAATTTGGAGATGCTCAGGATAGACAGGGACGAGTTTATAAGGCAGATGGCGGAGAGAGGTATCGAATGCAGCGTCCATTTCATACCACTCCATCTCCATCCTTTCTATCGCAAACGATACGGATACAAACCCGGCGATTTCCCCAAAGCCGAGCAGGCCTATAGACAGGTTGTCACCTTGCCCCTCTTCAGTGGCATGAAAGATGAAGAGGTCGACCTTGTCATAGATTGCGTCCTGGATATAATCCGGAATCATAGGAGGTGA